From Coffea arabica cultivar ET-39 chromosome 2e, Coffea Arabica ET-39 HiFi, whole genome shotgun sequence, the proteins below share one genomic window:
- the LOC113731836 gene encoding sterol 3-beta-glucosyltransferase UGT80A2 has translation MRTTPIAVFMAFGTKGDVYPIAAIAAAFAVDMEQYSVFFITHSAHEGLKVHLEAKRVVYLPVSSPPALAPHDDSAPPAGSKDLSFSLQKREITRDHRRECVSIVERIFGDGLSLQSDLMVINFFALEGWSLAELFHLRCVVAAPYVVPYSAPSSYEGKFRKELPDLYKYLKEAPDDKVGWKDVIHWMWPLFTDEWGSWRNVELRLSACPFTDPVTGLPAWHDRPSSPLILYGFSKEVVECPGYWPSRVQVSGFWFLPSEWQFSCNKCAEISALVSSMPLNTKDELCSTHVKLQSFMSAPAPELPIFIGLSSIGSMGLMRNPQAFLQVIENVIGISSHRFLLFSAGYGPLDTAINSLAQNGLIGSERRQSSRDGVSIFGGRLFCYSGIIPYNWLFPRCAAVIHHGGSGSTAAALRSGTPQVICPFLMDQFYWAERMFWIGVAPEPLKRHQLLPDKDEDLCIREVAEVVARAIGSALSVEVRARASDIAKRISSEDGVSQAVQALKEELGFLGSRKGYH, from the exons ATGAGGACAACTCCCATAGCAGTATTCATGGCCTTTGGGACGAAAGGCGATGTCTATCCAATCGCC GCCATAGCTGCTGCTTTTGCAGTTGACATGGAGCAATATAGCGTATTTTTTATTACTCATTCAGCACATGAG GGCCTGAAAGTGCACTTAGAAGCAAAAAGAGTCGTTTATCTCCCTGTTTCATCACCACCTGCTTTGGCACCACATGATGATAGTGCTCCTCCTGCAG GCTCCAAAGATTTGTCTTTCTCTCTCCAGAAGAGGGAAATTACAAGAGATCACAGAAGAGAATGTGTTTCAATTGTTGAAAGGATATTTGGAGATGGCTTGAGCTTGCAGAGCGACCTTATGGTTATAAATTTCTTTGCACTG GAAGGGTGGAGCCTTGCTGAATTGTTTCACCTCCGCTGTGTTGTTGCTGCTCCCTATGTAGTCCCTTATAG TGCCCCATCATcatatgaaggaaaatttagGAAAGAACTTCCAGATTTATATAAATACCTTAAAGAAGCTCCAGATGATAAG GTTGGTTGGAAGGACGTAATTCATTGGATGTGGCCACTCTTTACAGATGAATGGggatcttggagaaatgttgaACTTAGGCTGAGTGCTTGTCCTTTTACG GATCCAGTAACAGGGCTTCCAGCATGGCATGATAGGCCTTCTTCCCCCCTAATACT GTATGGATTTAGCAAAGAAGTAGTTGAATGCCCTG GCTATTGGCCATCAAGGGTACAGGTATCTGGCTTTTGGTTTCTTCCCTCAGAATGGCAGTTTTCATGCAACAAATGTGCGGAAATTTCTGCTTTAGTTTCTTCAATGCCTTTGAACACAAAAGATGAGTTGTGCTCAACTCATGTTAAGTTACAATCCTTTATGTCTGCTCCTGCGCCAGAGCTACCTATTTTCATAGGTCTAAGTTCCATTGGAAG CATGGGCCTTATGAGAAATCCCCAAGCATTTCTTCAAGTAATAGAGAATGTTATAGGCATTTCAAGTCATCGATTTCTATTATTCTCAGCTGGCTATGGCCCTTTAGACACTGCTATTAATTCATTAGCACAGAATGGATTAATTGGATCAGAAAGAAGACAGTCAAGTAGAGATGGAGTGTCTATTTTTGGTGGCCGGCTTTTTTGTTACTCTGG TATCATACCATACAACTGGCTGTTTCCAAGATGTGCTGCTGTAATTCATCATGGAGGAAG TGGGTCTACTGCTGCTGCATTACGCTCAGGAACTCCCCAG GTAATTTGTCCATTTTTAATGGACCAATTTTACTGGGCTGAGAGGATGTTTTGGATTGGAGTAGCCCCAGAGCCATTAAAAAGGCACCAGCTACTTCCAGATAAAGATGAGGATTTATGCATTAGGGAAGTTGCAGAAGTAGTTGCCAGGGCAATAGGTTCTGCATTATCTGTTGAAGTGAGAGCACGTGCTTCAGATATTGCAAAAAGAATATCATCTGAG GATGGAGTTTCACAAGCAGTGCAAGCTTTAAAGGAGGAGCTGGGCTTTTTAGGTTCCAGGAAAGGTTACCATTAG